One genomic region from Thermoleptolyngbya sichuanensis A183 encodes:
- a CDS encoding SDR family oxidoreductase: MTTSKQMSRNTILITGASSGIGQATAQYFLEKGWNVAATMRSPDLTDHCETADLIYPRLDLTQPETIEAAVHQTVSRFGRIDVLVNNAGYALMGPLEGVSPSQLEHQFQTNLFGAVATIQAVLPILRRQRSGTIINVASIGGRLAFPLASSYHASKWAIEGLSEALRYELRRFNIQVKIIEPGGIRTNFIHRGTAWAKHPEYADLAEQVQQFSDRLNDSLPGPQGVARSIYQAATDRTPRLRYSPYGKSFLLLHSLLPDRIWRTLVSRLMLGAGY, encoded by the coding sequence ATGACCACGAGCAAACAGATGAGCCGCAACACCATTTTGATCACCGGGGCTTCGAGCGGTATTGGGCAGGCAACGGCGCAATATTTCTTGGAGAAAGGCTGGAACGTCGCGGCAACAATGCGATCGCCAGACTTGACCGACCATTGTGAGACTGCTGACTTAATTTATCCGCGCCTGGATCTGACCCAGCCAGAAACGATCGAAGCTGCCGTCCACCAAACTGTCTCACGATTTGGGCGAATTGATGTATTAGTGAACAATGCAGGCTATGCGCTGATGGGGCCGCTGGAAGGTGTGTCGCCCAGCCAGTTGGAACATCAGTTTCAGACCAATCTCTTTGGTGCAGTGGCAACCATTCAAGCCGTGCTGCCAATTCTGCGGCGACAGCGCAGTGGTACCATCATCAACGTTGCCTCAATTGGCGGGCGTTTGGCGTTTCCGCTGGCATCGTCTTACCATGCGTCAAAATGGGCGATTGAGGGACTTTCGGAAGCGCTGCGTTATGAATTGCGCCGCTTCAACATTCAGGTCAAAATCATTGAGCCGGGAGGCATTCGCACCAACTTTATCCATCGAGGCACTGCTTGGGCAAAGCATCCAGAATACGCCGACCTGGCTGAGCAAGTTCAACAGTTTAGCGATCGCCTGAATGATTCTCTACCCGGCCCGCAGGGTGTCGCCCGGTCTATCTACCAGGCCGCAACTGATCGCACTCCTCGACTGCGCTATTCGCCCTACGGCAAATCCTTCTTGTTGCTGCATAGCCTGCTACCTGACCGCATTTGGCGAACGCTGGTGTCTCGCTTGATGCTGGGCGCTGGGTATTAG
- a CDS encoding DUF1810 domain-containing protein, with the protein MTEQDDLFDLNRFVKAQTSDYARALAEIRQGKKRSHWMWYIFPQYAGLGFSATSQHYAIKSLAEAEAYLRHPVLGDRLVECAEAVLQLDGRSAHEVFGSPDDIKLRSCATLFAQVSSLGSVFHRLLDQYFQGEPDAKTLELIGRSPERL; encoded by the coding sequence ATGACAGAGCAAGACGACCTCTTTGACCTAAATCGCTTTGTGAAGGCGCAAACGTCTGACTATGCGAGGGCGCTGGCGGAAATTCGGCAAGGCAAAAAGCGATCGCACTGGATGTGGTACATCTTTCCGCAATACGCGGGCTTGGGCTTTAGCGCCACGTCTCAGCACTACGCTATCAAAAGCCTCGCCGAGGCCGAGGCATACCTGCGACATCCCGTTTTGGGCGATCGCCTGGTCGAGTGTGCCGAGGCGGTGCTTCAGCTAGACGGGCGCTCTGCCCATGAAGTCTTTGGCTCACCCGACGACATAAAGCTGAGATCCTGCGCCACGCTGTTCGCCCAGGTTTCGTCCCTAGGCTCAGTGTTTCATCGGCTGCTGGATCAATATTTTCAGGGCGAACCCGATGCCAAAACGCTGGAGTTGATTGGGCGATCGCCAGAACGCCTTTAA
- a CDS encoding PAS domain-containing protein, whose amino-acid sequence MSDRPFSLPQPHGLPNPLTPAARALTEDAVPEEPDGLPSHPSGESSLGSHELKLQKLLDSLPVCISYVDANQRCRFMNRTYEVWMERRREDLYGKSVREVIGEAAYQLAAPFIEQALSGKSVHYEAELPYVIGKPRPVSVLLVPDWDETQQVRGYYALVTDISDRKALEHTSKQTVLQLQEVLNRACAAVTSFRLYADLSWDYDYRSPGSEALFGYSAEELMADQQLWMSRLLPDDRQKILTLNQTQLLQGEPVTYEYRFFHKDGSLRWFSSAASSFYSPHDHCWRVTAVDIDISHRKQTEEALRQSQTRLKTAQTVARIGNWEFDLETRRITWSDQMYEIHGLERAQGEPSYAELLQKFVPEDRMRLDAAVSNAIALGQPYVLDLRLSQPNGSIAYLESRGQAEIDASGRVVKLYGTTQDITERKQLEIELKQRSQREQMLNQVIQAIRQSLNLPTIFETAVRETAALLHLSSVSIVKYLASEACWLLQAEYVPPGSPARHRPGLRIPHRGNLLAEQLAQGQLVQLSDNRQAGGSFNQALAAEMPARWLLVPLKIGEAVWGSFSLTRELSLDPWQDWEVEVAQAVADQLAIAIQQSELFHQVQLLNTTLETQVQRRTTQLQQAIDLEARLKRITDKVRDSLDEHQILQTAVTELGMGLGVERCQAGIYDLTTQTLTIYYEYRSHAQMVSSQGLVLPLIDLPEVHRAVLAGQFVQVCCLETLPGLSATGESTPPETAHRERLHREADAADVEVATHLTEQPVALLVCPILHDQQVLGSLWLFKPGQEAFRELETRLVQQVANQCAIALRQSRLYQSAQRQVDELARLNHLKDDFLNTVSHELRSPMSSIKMSAEMLEILLQRKGVFDDPQIRQYFKILQSECDRETRLINDLLDLSRLTANTEPLLLTTLELRSWILHVAEPFVSRARSQQQNLHFHLPTEPLFVTTDFSYLEQVLTELLQNACKYTPTDETICVSARLEDLELEALENSETESAQLLHPASPHYAIHITNTGITIPEPERDRIFEKFYRIPNSDPWKHGGTGLGLALARRRVEQIHGSLSVSGDRHSTTFTIRLPLLPPDLSAEAEE is encoded by the coding sequence GTGAGCGATCGCCCTTTTTCTCTGCCCCAGCCGCATGGATTACCGAATCCGTTAACCCCGGCAGCCCGTGCTTTGACAGAGGATGCTGTGCCGGAGGAGCCTGACGGTCTGCCTTCTCACCCCTCCGGCGAAAGTTCTCTAGGGAGCCATGAACTGAAACTCCAGAAATTGCTTGATTCTCTGCCGGTTTGCATTTCCTACGTCGATGCTAACCAGCGCTGCCGTTTTATGAACCGCACCTACGAAGTGTGGATGGAGCGGCGGCGGGAAGACCTCTACGGCAAATCTGTGCGGGAAGTCATTGGGGAGGCGGCCTACCAGCTTGCGGCTCCCTTTATCGAACAGGCACTATCCGGCAAATCAGTTCACTATGAAGCAGAGTTGCCCTACGTGATTGGGAAACCGCGCCCAGTGTCGGTGCTGCTTGTGCCCGACTGGGACGAAACCCAGCAGGTGCGCGGCTATTACGCGCTGGTGACCGATATCAGCGATCGCAAAGCCCTAGAACACACCTCAAAGCAAACCGTCCTACAACTTCAGGAAGTATTGAACCGCGCCTGTGCAGCCGTGACCAGCTTTCGGCTTTATGCCGACCTCAGTTGGGACTACGACTATCGCTCTCCCGGAAGCGAGGCGCTGTTTGGCTATAGCGCGGAAGAACTGATGGCCGATCAACAGTTGTGGATGTCTCGCCTGCTGCCAGACGATCGGCAAAAGATCCTAACGCTTAATCAAACTCAGCTTTTGCAAGGAGAGCCTGTTACCTATGAATATCGGTTTTTCCACAAAGACGGCTCCCTCCGCTGGTTCTCAAGTGCAGCATCCAGCTTTTATAGCCCCCATGACCACTGCTGGCGCGTCACGGCGGTAGATATCGACATCAGCCACCGCAAGCAGACCGAAGAGGCACTCCGGCAGAGTCAAACGCGGTTGAAAACAGCCCAGACCGTTGCCCGAATTGGCAACTGGGAATTTGACCTGGAAACGAGGCGGATTACCTGGTCGGACCAGATGTATGAGATTCATGGATTGGAGCGGGCGCAGGGCGAACCCAGCTATGCAGAACTGCTGCAAAAATTTGTGCCAGAGGATCGGATGCGGCTGGATGCGGCGGTGTCGAATGCGATCGCCCTTGGCCAGCCCTACGTACTCGATCTGCGCCTGAGTCAGCCCAACGGCTCGATCGCCTATCTAGAATCGCGGGGTCAGGCCGAGATCGATGCGTCAGGGCGCGTCGTCAAGCTCTATGGCACGACGCAAGACATTACGGAGCGCAAGCAGCTAGAAATAGAACTCAAGCAGCGATCGCAGCGGGAGCAAATGCTGAATCAGGTGATCCAGGCGATCCGTCAATCTCTGAATTTGCCCACGATTTTTGAAACCGCTGTACGAGAGACGGCTGCCCTGCTGCACCTTAGCAGTGTATCGATTGTAAAGTACCTTGCTTCTGAAGCGTGCTGGCTGCTTCAGGCAGAATACGTGCCGCCGGGGTCGCCCGCCCGCCATCGACCCGGACTCCGCATTCCCCACCGCGGCAACCTCTTAGCAGAACAGCTAGCTCAGGGTCAGCTCGTGCAATTAAGCGACAATCGCCAGGCCGGTGGCAGCTTTAACCAAGCTCTGGCGGCAGAGATGCCTGCCCGGTGGCTGCTGGTGCCGCTGAAGATTGGGGAAGCCGTGTGGGGCAGCTTTAGCCTGACGCGAGAACTGTCGCTCGACCCGTGGCAAGACTGGGAAGTAGAGGTGGCGCAGGCCGTGGCCGATCAACTGGCGATCGCCATCCAGCAGTCCGAACTGTTTCACCAGGTGCAACTCCTCAACACCACCCTGGAAACGCAGGTGCAGCGACGCACCACCCAGTTGCAGCAGGCCATCGACCTGGAGGCAAGGCTCAAGCGGATTACCGACAAGGTGCGCGATAGCCTGGACGAACACCAGATTTTGCAAACCGCTGTAACCGAACTGGGGATGGGGCTGGGGGTAGAGCGCTGTCAGGCAGGAATATACGACCTGACCACGCAAACGCTAACCATCTACTATGAATATCGCAGCCACGCCCAGATGGTTTCTAGCCAGGGACTCGTGCTCCCCCTGATCGATCTCCCAGAGGTGCATCGAGCCGTTTTAGCGGGGCAGTTTGTGCAGGTATGCTGCCTAGAAACGCTGCCCGGCCTCAGCGCCACGGGTGAATCCACGCCTCCTGAGACTGCCCATCGTGAGCGGCTCCACCGTGAGGCCGACGCTGCCGATGTAGAGGTGGCAACCCATCTGACTGAGCAGCCGGTGGCGCTGCTGGTCTGCCCCATTCTGCACGACCAGCAAGTCTTGGGCAGTTTGTGGCTATTCAAGCCCGGTCAGGAAGCCTTTCGAGAACTGGAGACGCGGCTGGTGCAGCAGGTTGCCAACCAGTGCGCGATCGCCCTGCGTCAGTCGCGGCTCTATCAAAGCGCCCAGCGCCAGGTCGATGAGCTGGCCCGGCTCAACCATTTGAAAGACGACTTTCTGAACACGGTGTCTCACGAACTGCGATCGCCCATGTCCAGCATCAAAATGTCCGCGGAAATGCTGGAGATTTTGCTTCAGCGCAAGGGCGTGTTCGACGACCCGCAAATCAGGCAGTATTTCAAAATTCTGCAAAGCGAGTGCGATCGCGAAACGAGGCTGATCAACGACCTGCTCGACCTGTCGCGCCTGACTGCCAACACCGAGCCACTGCTGCTCACGACTTTGGAGCTACGGTCTTGGATCTTGCATGTTGCCGAACCCTTCGTCAGCCGCGCCCGCAGCCAGCAGCAAAACCTGCACTTTCACCTGCCTACCGAGCCGCTGTTCGTCACCACCGATTTTTCCTACCTGGAACAAGTTCTCACAGAACTGCTCCAAAATGCCTGCAAGTACACGCCTACCGACGAGACGATCTGCGTTTCCGCCCGCCTGGAAGATTTAGAACTAGAAGCTCTAGAAAATAGCGAAACGGAGAGCGCCCAGCTTCTCCACCCTGCGTCTCCCCACTACGCCATCCACATCACCAACACAGGCATCACGATCCCCGAACCGGAGCGCGATCGCATCTTTGAGAAGTTCTACCGCATCCCCAACAGCGACCCCTGGAAGCATGGCGGCACAGGGCTGGGGCTAGCGCTGGCGCGGCGACGAGTTGAGCAAATTCACGGCAGCTTGTCGGTATCGGGCGATCGCCACTCCACCACCTTTACCATCCGCCTGCCGCTGCTGCCGCCGGATCTGAGCGCGGAGGCAGAAGAATAG
- a CDS encoding glycosyltransferase family 39 protein — translation MPIAPSLVMKFTRTHLILALLLLLGLGLRFWGLDSKPMWLDEVITAIAAMGRQYGEIPTGRFFPLSQLDEFFTVQPGLSCADVTRRLIATSPHPPLFFCLMYGWMNALRPGENWVWALRSLPALFGVGAIAAVYALNRVAFSPVAGLAGAAAMAVSPFGVYLSQEARHYTLPVLLITLGLLGLVQMQQDLQRHRFRPWVWLGWAAIAGLGLYVHYFCLLALAAQGGALLGWMLLHRGQMSRWGWGALGLAIAAMFLICLPWLPIFWEHMNRPETEWLGLADGILGRLSPLLQTTVGWVLMAVMMPAEKQPRAIAIPSALLMLGYAAWLGRLLWRSGRNLWGNTPQQPALTLLVGFLGLVLLEFAIIVYGLNKDITLAPRYNFVYFPAVCALAGLLLAQLPKGVNARRVWAIALAVGIVSSLVVASGLGFYKSFNPLKAASEMYSDDPTTPTHIVVSTPSTQEIALGLSFGLEIRRRAVQDHSTTPIRLGFLPQPARDAAFWESLATMPQPQEPPLNLWVVGSSQMPKPSFPQQVRLQRPPGSRPRRIRCAIAPDETHHAANYPYQGYVCQAGVGRVSRAPILLPPRSDPAAAAAGGW, via the coding sequence ATGCCGATTGCGCCCAGCCTTGTCATGAAGTTTACCCGCACGCATCTGATCCTTGCTTTGCTGCTGCTCTTGGGGCTGGGGTTGCGGTTTTGGGGGTTGGACTCGAAGCCGATGTGGCTGGATGAGGTGATCACGGCGATCGCCGCGATGGGTCGGCAGTACGGCGAGATTCCGACGGGTCGGTTTTTCCCGCTGTCCCAACTGGACGAGTTTTTCACCGTGCAGCCGGGGCTGAGCTGTGCAGACGTGACCCGGCGGCTAATCGCCACGTCGCCCCATCCGCCGCTGTTTTTTTGCCTGATGTATGGCTGGATGAATGCGTTGCGACCCGGCGAAAACTGGGTCTGGGCGCTGCGATCGCTGCCGGCGCTGTTTGGTGTGGGGGCGATCGCCGCTGTGTATGCGCTGAATCGGGTCGCCTTTTCCCCGGTCGCGGGGCTGGCAGGCGCGGCGGCAATGGCAGTGTCGCCCTTTGGGGTGTATTTGTCTCAGGAGGCGCGGCACTATACGCTGCCTGTGCTGCTCATTACACTGGGTCTGTTGGGGCTGGTGCAGATGCAGCAAGACTTGCAGCGGCATCGGTTTCGCCCGTGGGTGTGGCTGGGCTGGGCGGCGATCGCCGGACTGGGACTCTACGTTCACTATTTCTGCCTGCTGGCGCTGGCGGCGCAGGGGGGGGCGCTGCTGGGCTGGATGTTGCTGCACCGGGGGCAGATGTCGCGCTGGGGCTGGGGGGCGCTGGGGCTGGCGATCGCCGCTATGTTCTTGATTTGCCTGCCCTGGCTGCCTATCTTTTGGGAACATATGAACCGTCCGGAAACCGAGTGGCTGGGGCTGGCAGACGGCATTTTGGGAAGACTCTCACCGCTGCTGCAAACCACGGTGGGCTGGGTGCTGATGGCGGTGATGATGCCTGCGGAAAAGCAGCCACGGGCGATCGCCATTCCGTCGGCGCTGTTGATGCTGGGCTATGCTGCGTGGCTGGGGCGGCTGCTGTGGCGCAGCGGACGAAACCTGTGGGGCAACACGCCGCAGCAGCCCGCGTTGACCTTGCTGGTGGGGTTTCTGGGGCTGGTGCTGCTGGAGTTTGCCATCATCGTCTACGGGCTAAACAAAGATATCACCCTAGCACCGCGCTACAACTTTGTGTATTTTCCAGCAGTCTGTGCGCTGGCAGGGCTGCTGCTGGCCCAGTTGCCCAAGGGGGTGAATGCTCGGCGCGTGTGGGCGATCGCCCTGGCGGTCGGCATCGTCAGCAGCTTGGTCGTCGCCAGTGGACTCGGCTTCTACAAAAGCTTCAACCCGCTGAAGGCCGCCAGCGAAATGTATTCCGACGACCCGACTACGCCCACCCACATCGTCGTCAGCACCCCCAGCACCCAGGAAATCGCTCTGGGCCTCAGCTTTGGGCTGGAGATTCGCCGCCGCGCCGTGCAAGACCATTCCACCACGCCGATTCGCCTGGGGTTTTTACCTCAGCCTGCGCGAGACGCAGCGTTTTGGGAGTCCCTGGCAACCATGCCCCAGCCTCAGGAGCCGCCGCTCAACCTGTGGGTAGTGGGTTCTTCTCAAATGCCTAAGCCCAGCTTTCCTCAGCAAGTCCGCTTGCAGCGCCCGCCTGGTAGCCGCCCCCGCCGGATACGATGCGCGATCGCCCCCGACGAAACCCACCACGCCGCCAACTATCCCTACCAGGGCTACGTTTGCCAAGCGGGGGTAGGGCGTGTCTCTCGTGCCCCTATTCTTCTGCCTCCGCGCTCAGATCCGGCGGCAGCAGCGGCAGGCGGATGGTAA
- a CDS encoding Uma2 family endonuclease, with protein MVAEPQFHRRSPQEYLDWEAAQDIKHEYLDGEVFAMTGGTIFHNLIALNLASTLKTFLRGKVYRVFMSDVKVQVSERGAYFYPDVMVSCDERDRPAVNLIQHPCLIVEVLSPTTEAFDRGAKFRRYRQLSTLQEYVLIDATQISVDRFRCLSETHWELQSFAAEETLELTSIDWQGAIALLYEDVIFEPNAASN; from the coding sequence ATGGTTGCAGAACCCCAATTTCACCGCCGTTCTCCCCAAGAGTATTTAGATTGGGAAGCCGCGCAGGACATCAAGCACGAATATCTAGATGGGGAAGTGTTCGCCATGACGGGCGGCACGATTTTTCATAACTTGATTGCGCTGAATTTGGCCTCCACGTTGAAAACATTTTTGCGAGGCAAGGTCTATCGCGTGTTTATGTCAGATGTGAAAGTGCAAGTCTCTGAACGCGGGGCGTATTTTTATCCTGACGTGATGGTGAGTTGCGATGAGCGCGATCGCCCAGCCGTCAATCTGATTCAACATCCGTGCCTGATCGTAGAAGTGCTGTCCCCCACGACCGAAGCCTTTGATCGGGGCGCAAAGTTTCGTCGCTATCGCCAGCTTTCGACGCTGCAAGAATATGTCTTGATTGATGCGACTCAAATTAGCGTCGATCGCTTCCGTTGCCTCTCAGAAACACATTGGGAGCTGCAATCTTTTGCCGCCGAAGAGACTCTTGAACTTACCAGCATCGACTGGCAAGGGGCGATCGCCCTGCTCTACGAAGATGTAATTTTTGAGCCAAACGCCGCTTCCAATTAA
- a CDS encoding MerR family DNA-binding protein, translating to MLIGELSKATGLSKDTIRFYEKMGLISGGDRPAGSRLYKEYSPEVVERLMMISRGKGLGFTLQEIRQLLNEWGGGNMPKQEQIATIERKVVEIGHKMQQLAEIKAYLLEKLNLLQQDRNANV from the coding sequence ATGCTGATTGGCGAGTTGTCCAAAGCGACTGGACTGTCCAAAGACACGATTCGGTTTTACGAAAAAATGGGGCTGATTTCTGGGGGCGATCGCCCGGCGGGTAGCCGACTTTACAAGGAATACAGCCCCGAAGTGGTGGAGCGGCTCATGATGATCAGTCGGGGTAAAGGGTTGGGCTTTACTCTTCAGGAAATCCGACAGTTGCTAAATGAGTGGGGCGGCGGCAATATGCCCAAACAGGAGCAAATTGCCACAATCGAGCGAAAAGTGGTCGAAATTGGTCACAAAATGCAGCAGCTAGCCGAAATCAAAGCCTATCTTTTGGAGAAACTGAACTTGCTCCAGCAAGACCGCAACGCCAATGTTTAA